The following proteins are encoded in a genomic region of Dioscorea cayenensis subsp. rotundata cultivar TDr96_F1 unplaced genomic scaffold, TDr96_F1_v2_PseudoChromosome.rev07_lg8_w22 25.fasta BLBR01001352.1, whole genome shotgun sequence:
- the LOC120256248 gene encoding uncharacterized protein LOC120256248 translates to MGYDLTEVEVVSKVLRSLALKFDYVVVAIEESHDISKLTLDELNGSLKAHEMRVNRVMDRLTDRALHEKIEEVAQGFDERRSTSATSTRSNTKGKGRSFFQERGRSRGRGRSNESRSSVHHFNCKRYEHYKSECWAKSKPPKKEANLATKDRETNNLFMSCREPIDETKFVWLVDSGCSSHMTGEKHLFSRLNDSMKENVHLANDKKIKVEEVGTMTVISSGRSLKYLHDVQYVLGLMHNLLSVGQLLLKGYSVLFEGNNCIIKDERIGNLIIFIPRTGNNMFLVDISEIGRASVVWVSEQQKLKNFGSEKHGAWNSYFEGRSTVIFWVYFVKYKADTLNCFRRFHALVECETRKKLKALQSDHGCEFLSNDFRDYWSNLGIRRELTAPYTP, encoded by the exons ATGGGATATGACCTAACTGAGGTTGAGGTTGTCTCTAAGGTTCTTAGAAGTCTCGCTCTTAAGTTTGACTACGTTGTAGTGGCCATTGAGGAGTCTCATGACATCTCAAAGTTGACCCTAGATGAGCTGAACGGTTCTCTAAAAGCTCATGAAATGAGAGTAAATCGTGTTATGGATAGACTAACTGATAGAGCACTCCATGAGAAGATTGAGGAAGTTGCTCAAGGTTTTGATGAAAGAAGAAGCACAAGTGCAACTTCTACTCGGAGCAACACCAAAGGGAAAGGAAGAAGCTTCTTTCAAGAAAGAGGAAGAagcagaggaagaggaagaagcaaTGAGTCAAGAAGCAGTGTACATCACTTCAATTGTAAGAGATATGAGCACTACAAGTCAGAGTGCTGGGCTAAGAGCAAACCtccaaagaaagaagccaatctaGCAACTAAAGATAGAGAAACTAACAACTTGTTCATGTCTTGTAGGGAACCCATAGATGAAACTAAGTTCGTATGGCTAGTAGACAGTGGATGCTCCAGTCACATGACCGGAGAAAAACATTTGTTCAGTCGATTAAATGACTCAATGAAGGAGAATGTACATTTGGCCAATGACAAGAAGATCAAGGTAGAAGAAGTGGGTACCATGACAGTTATTTCCTCTGGTAGGAGTCTAAAATACTTGCATGACGTTCAATATGTCCTTGGACTCATGCACAACTTGCTTAGTGTGGGGCAATTGCTCTTAAAGGGGTACTCGGTGCTGTTTGAAGGCAACAACTGCATTATTAAGGATGAGAGAATAGGAAACCTGATCATCTTCATCCCTCGCACTGGCAATAACATGTTTCTGGTTGACATCTCCGAGATAGGAAGAGCAAGTGTAG TATGGGTATCTGAACAACAAAAGCTTAAGAACTTTGGCAGTGAAAAACATGGTGCATGGAATTCCTACTTTGAAGGGAGAAGCACAGT GATATTCTGGGTGTACTTCGTTAAGTATAAGGCAGATACATTAAATTGTTTTAGGAGGTTTCATGCATTAGTTGAATGTGAGACTAGGAAGAAGCTCAAGGCTTTGCAGAGTGATCATGGATGTGAGTTCCTGTCTAATGATTTTAGGGACTATTGGAGCAACCTTGGTATCAGACGGGAACTAACGGCACCCTACACGCCTTAA
- the LOC120256249 gene encoding uncharacterized protein LOC120256249, translating to MEIPPRRTLVSDVVIESSSSGKATTRSVVTIQYPMLTDTNYGLWSVKMKILLRSLGVWGAIEGIGVVEEEKDQGALAAISQAVPDTVMMAIAEKETAKEAWDALKEMRVGEDRVKKARVQVLKRQFDRMYMGDSETIMEFAQKLTTLVGEMRILGAMVEDNDVVEKLFAAVPDKFLPIVGTIEQWGDITTMPVTEAIGRLRAFEETLKGRRHHKDEGGQLMLTRAKWEALSVKDKKGCEGSDSGVKKGGGRGSGRGRGRSQSGGRGDDAERKPHRKFDKTKIKCFNCNEYGHFASECLKPKREKNSPCREEPS from the coding sequence ATGGAGATACCACCACGAAGGACACTGGTGAGCGACGTCGTCATTGAATCCTCATCCTCCGGCAAAGCGACGACAAGAAGTGTCGTGACGATTCAGTATCCTATGCTGACTGATACCAACTATGGCCTGTGGTCTGTGAAGATGAAGATTCTGTTGCGCTCGTTAGGAGTGTGGGGGGCGATCGAGGGCATCGGAGTGGTCGAAGAAGAAAAGGACCAAGGTGCTTTAGCAGCAATATCTCAAGCGGTACCGGACACCGTGATGATGGCCATCGCGGAGAAGGAAACGGCCAAAGAAGCTTGGGATGCACTCAAGGAGATGCGAGTCGGAGAAGATCGCGTTAAGAAAGCTCGAGTGCAAGTGTTGAAGAGACAATTCGACAGGATGTACATGGGGGACTCCGAAACTATCATGGAGTTCGCGCAGAAACTCACCACGTTGGTGGGAGAGATGCGAATACTTGGAGCTATGGTGGAAGACAACGATGTCGTGGAGAAGTTGTTCGCCGCCGTCCCCGACAAATTCCTCCCGATCGTCGGCACCATTGAACAATGGGGAGATATAACAACGATGCCAGTGACAGAGGCCATAGGGCGCTTAAGAGCGTTCGAAGAAACTCTGAAGGGACGGAGACATCATAAAGATGAAGGCGGGCAGTTGATGTTAACACGTGCTAAATGGGAGGCTTTGTCTGTGAAAGATAAGAAGGGCTGCGAAGGCTCCGACAGTGGCGTGAAGAAAGGTGGTGGACGCGGCAGTGGCCGTGGTCGCGGCCGAAGTCAGAGCGGTGGGCGCGGTGATGATGCCGAGAGGAAGCCACATCGTAAGTTCgataaaaccaaaataaaatgcttCAACTGTAATGAGTATGGTCATTTTGCCTCTGAATGCTTAAAgccaaagagagaaaaaaactcACCTTGTAGAGAAGAACCAAGCTGA
- the LOC120256250 gene encoding protein trichome birefringence-like 28 yields MESLKQSLVTRKWFLCTCASFISGLVLLFLCTNESQRTGSIGGGGASDFFLLANNFNVNQSSNATLSFTSPSNLAISPQLFISNMKEEGLVSPQTHIALPPQSSKDTMPLDAKQEVHCDIFEGRWVYDKKKYPLYHAHRCPFLSDQVNCRRNGRPDSGYEHWRWEPRGCEIPRFNGSDMLERLRGKRVVIVGDSLNRNQWESLSCLLYTSVRPSRVLVKAQGSDHKIFRALDYGCSVEFFWSPFLVKLEEMKGDDKKVLKLDKLHGTEKRWRGANILVFNTGHWWTHSGKKWDYFEKKGKLVEEMERDTAFKTAVRAWAKWVDRVVDSTKTTVFFRSISPEHKRQHKQWCYNQTTPITNETYIQLFPRSMVRIVERTIQKMKTPVKYLNITRLSEYRRDAHTVIYTSKQGKVLTFDQQMQPEKFADCSHWCLPGLPDTWNVLIYASIVGLN; encoded by the exons ATGGAGTCCTTGAAACAAAGCCTGGTGACAAGAAAATGGTTTCTTTGCACTTGCGCAAGCTTCATCAGTGGCTTGGTGCTGCTCTTCTTGTGCACCAATGAAAGCCAGCGAACAGGTAgtattggtggtggtggtgcgaGTGATTTCTTCCTTCTGGCTAATAACTTCAATGTGAATCAATCCTCCAACGCTACTTTGTCATTTACATCTCCATCAAACCTTGCCATATCTCcacaattatttattagtaatatgaaaGAAGAAGGTCTAGTTTCTCCACAAACTCATATTGCATTGCCTCCTCAAAGCTCAAAAGACACAATGCCATTGGACGCTAAGCAAGAAGTGCATTGTGATATCTTTGAAGGGAGATGGGtttatgataaaaagaaatatccTCTCTACCATGCACACAGATGCCCTTTTCTTAGTGACCAGGTGAATTGTAGAAGAAACGGCAGACCTGACTCTGGTTATGAGCATTGGAGATGGGAACCAAGAGGCTGTGAAATTCCCAG GTTCAATGGGAGTGACATGCTAGAGAGGCTGAGAGGGAAGCGGGTGGTGATAGTAGGTGACTCGTTGAACAGGAACCAGTGGGAGTCACTGTCTTGCCTTCTATATACTTCTGTTAGGCCATCTCGGGTGCTTGTCAAAGCTCAGGGTTCAGACCACAAGATCTTCAGGGCTTTG GATTATGGGTGCTCAGTGGAGTTCTTTTGGAGTCCATTCCTGGTTAAGCTGGAGGAGATGAAAGGTGATGATAAGAAGGTTTTGAAACTGGATAAACTTCATGGAACAGAAAAGAGGTGGAGAGGTGCTAATATCTTGGTGTTCAATACTGGACATTGGTGGACTCATAGCGGGAAGAA GTGGGACTATTTTGAGAAGAAAGGGAAGTTGGTGGAGGAGATGGAAAGGGATACTGCTTTTAAGACTGCAGTCCGAGCATGGGCTAAATGGGTTGATCGAGTAGTGGATTCGACCAAAACCACTGTATTCTTTCGTAGTATCTCGCCCGAGCATAAACG GCAGCATAAACAATGGTGCTACAACCAAACAACCCCCATCACAAATGAAACATATATTCAGTTATTTCCAAGATCCATGGTAAGGATAGTCGAGCGAACAATTCAAAAGATGAAAACACCAGTGAAATACTTGAATATTACAAGGTTATCAGAATATAGAAGGGATGCACACACAGTTATATATACTTCAAAGCAAGGAAAGGTCCTCACATTTGACCAGCAAATGCAACCTGAGAAGTTTGCAGACTGTAGCCATTGGTGTCTTCCAGGTTTGCCAGATACTTGGAATGTGCTTATATATGCATCCATTGTTGGATTAAACTAG